From a region of the Rhipicephalus microplus isolate Deutch F79 chromosome X, USDA_Rmic, whole genome shotgun sequence genome:
- the LOC119176840 gene encoding inositol monophosphatase 1 isoform X1, translating into MVTDQDIERFFCKALELVKESGVVVQRAIGEGKQIEMKSEFTDLVTQYDRQVEQLLIGKLREEYPNHKFIGEESVAAGIKSELTNDPTWIIDPIDGTMNFVHGFPVVAVSVALAVQKEIVVGIVYNPALDKMYTAVKGHGSFCNGTRLSVSGQNDISKALIISEVGSSRDPGHMQFVFRNMHNLMQKAQGLRCLGSTAVNMCFVASGEADAFYEFGMHVWDMAAAALIVTEAGGVVMDTQGGPLNLMHRRVLCASSHALASTISQILEHVQLESD; encoded by the exons ATGGTCACCGATCAGGATATTGAACGCTTCTTCTGTAAAGCCTTGGAACTTGTCAAAGAATCTGGAGTG gtTGTGCAAAGGGCAATCGGCGAAGGGAAACAGATCGAAATGAAGTCAGAATTCACTGATCTAGTTACTCAATATGATCGGCAGGTTGAACAGCTGCTCATTGGGAAACTTCGAGAGGAATACCCAAATCACAA aTTCATCGGAGAAGAATCAGTCGCTGCAGGTATCAAAAGCGAGCTTACGAATGATCCTACTTGGATTATTGACCCCATTGACGGAACCATGAACTTTGTGCACGG GTTCCCAGTCGTTGCTGTTTCTGTCGCACTCGCTGTTCAGAAAGAG ATTGTCGTGGGCATTGTGTACAATCCAGCTTTGGATAAGATGTACACTGCAGTCAAAGGGCATGGCTCCTTCTGCAATGGCACCAGGCTCAGCGTCTCTGGACAAAATG ACATTTCTAAGGCCCTGATTATAAGTGAAGTAGGAAGCAGTCGGGACCCAGGTCATATGCAGTTTGTTTTCCGCAACATGCATAACCTTATGCAAAAAGCACAGGG ATTGCGTTGTCTAGGCTCCACGGCAGTAAACATGTGCTTTGTGGCAAGTGGCGAGGCAGATGCCTTTTATGAATTTGGAATGCATGTTTGGGACATGGCTGCAGCAGCACTAATTGTTACCGAGGCAGGAGGCGTGGTCATGGACACTCAAG GTGGACCCTTGAACCTGATGCACCGAAGAGTTCTTTGTGCAAGCTCTCATGCACTGGCTAGTACAATCAGCCAAATTTTAGAACATGTTCAGCTGGAGAGTGACTAG
- the LOC119176840 gene encoding inositol monophosphatase 2 isoform X2: protein MVTDQDIERFFCKALELVKESGVVVQRAIGEGKQIEMKSEFTDLVTQYDRQVEQLLIGKLREEYPNHKFIGEESVAAGIKSELTNDPTWIIDPIDGTMNFVHGFPVVAVSVALAVQKEIVVGIVYNPALDKMYTAVKGHGSFCNGTRLSVSGQNDISKALIISEVGSSRDPGHMQFVFRNMHNLMQKAQGCVCSSGLPPTHFSFCCEVESGKRGGASTSRRRGSAVDFNKFWRDALTTNVNSM, encoded by the exons ATGGTCACCGATCAGGATATTGAACGCTTCTTCTGTAAAGCCTTGGAACTTGTCAAAGAATCTGGAGTG gtTGTGCAAAGGGCAATCGGCGAAGGGAAACAGATCGAAATGAAGTCAGAATTCACTGATCTAGTTACTCAATATGATCGGCAGGTTGAACAGCTGCTCATTGGGAAACTTCGAGAGGAATACCCAAATCACAA aTTCATCGGAGAAGAATCAGTCGCTGCAGGTATCAAAAGCGAGCTTACGAATGATCCTACTTGGATTATTGACCCCATTGACGGAACCATGAACTTTGTGCACGG GTTCCCAGTCGTTGCTGTTTCTGTCGCACTCGCTGTTCAGAAAGAG ATTGTCGTGGGCATTGTGTACAATCCAGCTTTGGATAAGATGTACACTGCAGTCAAAGGGCATGGCTCCTTCTGCAATGGCACCAGGCTCAGCGTCTCTGGACAAAATG ACATTTCTAAGGCCCTGATTATAAGTGAAGTAGGAAGCAGTCGGGACCCAGGTCATATGCAGTTTGTTTTCCGCAACATGCATAACCTTATGCAAAAAGCACAGGG gtgcgtctgttcaagtggtctgccaCCAACGCacttctcgttttgttgtgaagttgaGTCAGGAAAGCGTGGCGGTGCGTCTACTTCGCGTCGCCGTGGTTCTGCAGTTGATTTCAACAAGTTTTGGCGAgacgcactaacaacaaacgtgaactcgatgtaa
- the LOC119176840 gene encoding inositol monophosphatase 2 isoform X3: MVTDQDIERFFCKALELVKESGVVVQRAIGEGKQIEMKSEFTDLVTQYDRQVEQLLIGKLREEYPNHKFPVVAVSVALAVQKEIVVGIVYNPALDKMYTAVKGHGSFCNGTRLSVSGQNDISKALIISEVGSSRDPGHMQFVFRNMHNLMQKAQGLRCLGSTAVNMCFVASGEADAFYEFGMHVWDMAAAALIVTEAGGVVMDTQGGPLNLMHRRVLCASSHALASTISQILEHVQLESD, translated from the exons ATGGTCACCGATCAGGATATTGAACGCTTCTTCTGTAAAGCCTTGGAACTTGTCAAAGAATCTGGAGTG gtTGTGCAAAGGGCAATCGGCGAAGGGAAACAGATCGAAATGAAGTCAGAATTCACTGATCTAGTTACTCAATATGATCGGCAGGTTGAACAGCTGCTCATTGGGAAACTTCGAGAGGAATACCCAAATCACAA GTTCCCAGTCGTTGCTGTTTCTGTCGCACTCGCTGTTCAGAAAGAG ATTGTCGTGGGCATTGTGTACAATCCAGCTTTGGATAAGATGTACACTGCAGTCAAAGGGCATGGCTCCTTCTGCAATGGCACCAGGCTCAGCGTCTCTGGACAAAATG ACATTTCTAAGGCCCTGATTATAAGTGAAGTAGGAAGCAGTCGGGACCCAGGTCATATGCAGTTTGTTTTCCGCAACATGCATAACCTTATGCAAAAAGCACAGGG ATTGCGTTGTCTAGGCTCCACGGCAGTAAACATGTGCTTTGTGGCAAGTGGCGAGGCAGATGCCTTTTATGAATTTGGAATGCATGTTTGGGACATGGCTGCAGCAGCACTAATTGTTACCGAGGCAGGAGGCGTGGTCATGGACACTCAAG GTGGACCCTTGAACCTGATGCACCGAAGAGTTCTTTGTGCAAGCTCTCATGCACTGGCTAGTACAATCAGCCAAATTTTAGAACATGTTCAGCTGGAGAGTGACTAG